From one Rosa rugosa chromosome 4, drRosRugo1.1, whole genome shotgun sequence genomic stretch:
- the LOC133746395 gene encoding probable ubiquitin-like-specific protease 2B isoform X6: protein MKSAPPRRGLEVYDFVEEDEFPDSVVKFSGKLKNPSREDHRNSKDEFLQPGSKEANVQAKEISSIPCVGVDEVDTDHCCKNAISHSPLYTIEERRAIINDLKLSAATDSSHEQQSDLCSKEGNVQAKEISSIPCVDVDEVDTDHCCKNAISHSPLYTIEERLAIINDLKLSAATDSSHEQQSDLDKVSSIPHAGVDAMDHDHCSDSAGLDSRLGTMEEDPATKKDYVELDAATQSKFLSHEQQSELDDNGCRKFLSETETSGSDAPSPSSQRSQLDCGLTVSPSSNDPVDVISDADESTSESPSSPLSPIEEDDGSLGTYELGHCSGNFEMDNVNMTVVLYPDYVVYGDSYCTGAQQLTFSHSCIKISGLAPSENDKTLNFEWGVDDLVNVECQWVQNAEFVMIKLRVLSKDADGDDDALGISGIEELKIGVVEPNWSQQQERIACLNDKYLDILEPVQISMEADDSLGQRHHFPNFDEDFETVVYPEGDPDAVSISKRDVDLLQPEIFINDTLIDFYIKYLENRIQPEEKHRFYFFNSFFFRKLADLDKDPSSVPGGRAAFQRVRKWTRKVDLFEKDYIFIPVNFNLHWTLIVICHPGEVPRYKVGDSGKSVKVPCILHLDSLKGSHTGLKNHVQSYLWEEWKEKKKETSEEISSNFHNLRFLSLELPQQENTYDCGLFLLHYLELFLEEAPAIFNPFDINKFSTFLNANWFLPSEASLKRTLIQRLIFDLIENRYREVCLPACSDGDQAKYQGCNQLEIGAKFLSGRSSPAIACQENISTSQADHGIEMTLLPTSSLRSSECVSDAGLVLREFFQSGETAGSLFGQYQSFEQKSPFYHPNGATPPVEEETQTGEQFTYLATGDTGFQEMSAITSQTCGIQCSSKSYGVETSYNLGMSEQAPNGNIDASPDRSVCASDLSEGIEIIENGAVREDLGPGQKEEMDVQNYPSLDSVTCVVDGLVSGLGEVQSGSLIEEGSQDHEGVHDGLENGGPSRKEERGVQTHPSTEDGLCLADGLVSGSGNMQSTSVAEESSLDQKKVHVGNENRGSLPSSQEISDIPVLEDVDMVGNGTISCDNGLVDESQEPESEEQRAAKRMRLTPPVEGEKCLT from the exons ATGAAGAGCGCACCGCCGCGGAGAGGCCTCGAAGTCTACGATTTCGTCGAAGAGGACGAGTTTCCGGACTCGGTCGTCAAATTTTCCGGCAAACTCAAAAACCCTAGCCGCGAGGACCATCGGAATTCGAAGGACGAGTTTCTCCAACCTG GTTCGAAAGAAGCCAACGTTCAAGCCAAAGAAATCAGTAGCATACCTTGTGTAGGTGTTGATGAAGTTGACACTGACCACTGTTGTAAAAATGCTATTTCTCATTCTCCTCTGTATACAATTGAAGAGAGGCGTGCTATCATAAACGATTTGAAATTGAGTGCTGCCACAGACTCTAGTCATGAACAACAATCTGATTTAT GTTCGAAAGAAGGCAACGTTCAAGCCAAAGAAATCAGTAGCATACCTTGTGTAGATGTTGATGAAGTTGACACTGACCACTGTTGTAAAAATGCTATTTCTCATTCTCCTCTGTATACAATTGAAGAGAGGCTTGCTATCATAAATGATTTGAAATTGAGTGCTGCCACAGACTCCAGTCATGAACaacaatctgatttggacaAAGTCAGTAGCATACCTCATGCAGGGGTTGATGCAATGGACCATGATCATTGCAGTGATAGTGCTGGGTTAGATTCCCGCCTGGGCACAATGGAAGAGGATCCGGCTACGAAAAAGGATTATGTGGAATTGGATGCTGCTACACAATCCAAATTTTTGAGTCATGAACAACAGTCTGAATTAGATGACAATGGATGCAGAAAGTTTCTTTCTGAAACAGAGACTAGCGGTTCAGATGCTCCCTCACCTTCTTCCCAGAGAAGCCAGTTAGACTGTGGCCTTACAGTGTCCCCTTCCAGT AACGACCCAGTTGATGTTATTTCAGATGCTGATGAAAGCACAAGTGAGTCTCCATCAAGTCCCCTATCCCCAATTGAAGAGGATGACG GTTCTTTGGGTACTTATGAATTGGGTCATTGCTCGGGCAATTTTGAAATG GATAACGTAAATATGACGGTTGTTCTTTATCCGGATTATGTTGTATATGGGGATAGTTATTGTACAGGAGCCCAGCAGTTAACCTTCTCTCACAGTTGCATCAAAATCAGTGGTTTAGCACCATCTGAAAACGACAAAACTTTGAATTTTGAATGGGGAGTTGATGATCTTGTCAATGTTGAGTGTCAGTGGGTTCAAAAT GCTGAGTTTGTCATGATAAAACTCCGTGTACTATCAAAGGATGCAGATGGAGATGATGATGCACTTGGTATTTCAG GCATTGAGGAGTTGaagattggagttgttgaacccAACTGGTCACAGCAACAAGAAAGAATAGCATGTTTGAATGATAAATATTTGGATATATTGGAACCGGTGCAAAT AAGCATGGAAGCGGACGATTCACTTGGCCAGAGGCATCATTTTCCAAA TTTCGACGAGGATTTTGAAACTGTTGTATATCCGGAGGGGGATCCTGATGCCGTTTCCATCAGTAAGAGAGATGTTGATCTCTTACAGCCAGAGATATTTATTAACGATACATTGATCGACTTCTATATCAA GTATTTGGAAAATCGGATTCAACCCGAGGAAAAGCACAGGTTCTACTTTTTCAATAGTTTTTTCTTTCGAAAGCTGGCTGACCTGGACAAGGATCCATCCAGTGTTCCTGGTGGCAGGGCTGCTTTCCAACGTGTTCGGAAATGGACAAGGAAAGTGGATTTGTTTGAAAAGGATTACATCTTCATCCCTGTAAACTTCAA TCTACACTGGACTCTAATTGTTATATGTCATCCTGGTGAAGTGCCTAGATATAAGG TTGGAGACTCAGGCAAGTCAGTTAAGGTACCTTGTATATTGCACTTGGATTCTCTCAAAGGAAGTCATACAGGTCTCAAAAATCATGTTCAAAG TTATTTGTGGGAAGagtggaaagaaaagaaaaaggagacaTCGGAAGAAATCTCATCAAACTTTCACAACCTGCGGTTTCTCTCACTGGAG CTACCACAACAGGAAAATACATATGATTGTGGCCTGTTTTTGCTTCACTATCTAGAGCTGTTTTTGGAAGAAGCTCCTGCTATCTTCAATCCATTCGATATAAACAAGTTCTCCACCTTT CTTAATGCAAATTGGTTTCTTCCTTCCGAGGCTTCTCTCAAGCGCACTCTTATCCAGAGATTAATTTTTGATCTCATTGAAAATCGTTATCGGGAAGTCTGTTTGCCAGCTTGCAGTGATGGAGATCAGGCTAAATATCAGGGATGTAATCAGCTTGAAATAGGTGCAAAGTTTCTTTCTGGAAGATCCAGTCCTGCTATAGCTTGCCAAGAAAATATATCAACTTCTCAAGCAGACCACGGAATCGAAATGACTCTGTTACCCACATCTTCTCTTAGGAGTTCTGAGTGTGTTAGTGATGCAGGCCTGGTTCTCAGGGAATTTTTTCAGTCAGGAGAAACTGCAGGTTCACTATTTGGACAATATCAATCCTTTGAACAGAAATCGCCTTTTTACCATCCTAATGGAGCTACACCACCAGTAGAG GAAGAAACCCAAACTGGAGAGCAGTTTACCTATCTGGCTACGGGAGACACTGGCTTTCAAGAGATGTCTGCAATCACATCTCAAACTTGTGGTATTCAATGCTCTTCGAAATCTTATGGAGTTGAGACTTCGTATAACTTGGGGATGTCTGAACAGGCACCAAATGGAAACATTGATGCATCCCCTGACCGATCAGTTTGTGCCTCTGATCTTTCTGAAGGCATAGAGATCATTGAAAATGGTGCAGTTAGAGAAGATTTAGGTCCAGGCCAGAAAGAAGAAATGGATGTACAAAATTATCCATCATTGGACAGTGTCACGTGTGTGGTAGATGGCCTTGTTTCTGGTTTGGGTGAGGTGCAGAGCGGATCCTTGATTGAAGAAGGTTCTCAGGATCATGAAGGGGTGCATGACGGACTTGAAAATGGAGGTCCAAGTCGGAAAGAAGAAAGGGGTGTACAGACCCATCCATCAACAGAAGATGGCTTGTGTCTAGCAGATGGCCTTGTATCTGGTTCAGGCAATATGCAGAGCACTTCTGTTGCTGAAGAAAGTTCTCTGGACCAAAAAAAGGTCCATGTTGGAAATGAAAATAGAGGTTCACTTCCCTCATCCCAAGAAATTTCTGATATACCTGTTCTTGAAGATGTTGACATGGTAGGCAATGGTACAATCTCATGTGATAATGGTTTGGTGGACGAGTCACAGGAGCCAGAGTCTGAAGAGCAACGAGCTGCAAAAAGAATGAGGCTTACACCTCCAGTTGAAGGGGAAAAATGTCTCACATGA
- the LOC133746395 gene encoding probable ubiquitin-like-specific protease 2B isoform X1, whose product MKSAPPRRGLEVYDFVEEDEFPDSVVKFSGKLKNPSREDHRNSKDEFLQPVGTTFQTMLIHLYMLLGSKEANIQAKEISSIPCVEVDEVDTDHCCKNAISHSPRYTIEERLAIINDLKLSAATDSSHEQSDLCSKEANVQAKEISSMPCVEVDEVDTDHCCKNAISHSPRYTIEERLAIINDLKLSAATDSSHEQSDLCSKEANVQAKEISSIPCVGVDEVDTDHCCKNAISHSPLYTIEERRAIINDLKLSAATDSSHEQQSDLCSKEGNVQAKEISSIPCVDVDEVDTDHCCKNAISHSPLYTIEERLAIINDLKLSAATDSSHEQQSDLDKVSSIPHAGVDAMDHDHCSDSAGLDSRLGTMEEDPATKKDYVELDAATQSKFLSHEQQSELDDNGCRKFLSETETSGSDAPSPSSQRSQLDCGLTVSPSSNDPVDVISDADESTSESPSSPLSPIEEDDGSLGTYELGHCSGNFEMDNVNMTVVLYPDYVVYGDSYCTGAQQLTFSHSCIKISGLAPSENDKTLNFEWGVDDLVNVECQWVQNAEFVMIKLRVLSKDADGDDDALGISGIEELKIGVVEPNWSQQQERIACLNDKYLDILEPVQISMEADDSLGQRHHFPNFDEDFETVVYPEGDPDAVSISKRDVDLLQPEIFINDTLIDFYIKYLENRIQPEEKHRFYFFNSFFFRKLADLDKDPSSVPGGRAAFQRVRKWTRKVDLFEKDYIFIPVNFNLHWTLIVICHPGEVPRYKVGDSGKSVKVPCILHLDSLKGSHTGLKNHVQSYLWEEWKEKKKETSEEISSNFHNLRFLSLELPQQENTYDCGLFLLHYLELFLEEAPAIFNPFDINKFSTFLNANWFLPSEASLKRTLIQRLIFDLIENRYREVCLPACSDGDQAKYQGCNQLEIGAKFLSGRSSPAIACQENISTSQADHGIEMTLLPTSSLRSSECVSDAGLVLREFFQSGETAGSLFGQYQSFEQKSPFYHPNGATPPVEEETQTGEQFTYLATGDTGFQEMSAITSQTCGIQCSSKSYGVETSYNLGMSEQAPNGNIDASPDRSVCASDLSEGIEIIENGAVREDLGPGQKEEMDVQNYPSLDSVTCVVDGLVSGLGEVQSGSLIEEGSQDHEGVHDGLENGGPSRKEERGVQTHPSTEDGLCLADGLVSGSGNMQSTSVAEESSLDQKKVHVGNENRGSLPSSQEISDIPVLEDVDMVGNGTISCDNGLVDESQEPESEEQRAAKRMRLTPPVEGEKCLT is encoded by the exons ATGAAGAGCGCACCGCCGCGGAGAGGCCTCGAAGTCTACGATTTCGTCGAAGAGGACGAGTTTCCGGACTCGGTCGTCAAATTTTCCGGCAAACTCAAAAACCCTAGCCGCGAGGACCATCGGAATTCGAAGGACGAGTTTCTCCAACCTG TCGGTACCACCTTTCAAACTATGTTAATTCATCTATATATGCTTCTAGGTTCGAAAGAAGCCAACATTCAAGCCAAAGAAATCAGTAGCATACCTTGTGTAGAAGTTGATGAAGTTGACACTGACCACTGTTGTAAAAATGCTATTTCTCATTCTCCTCGGTATACAATTGAAGAGAGGCTTGCCATCATAAATGATTTGAAACTCAGTGCTGCCACAGACTCCAGTCATGAACAATCTGATTTAT GTTCGAAAGAAGCCAACGTTCAAGCCAAAGAAATCAGTAGCATGCCTTGTGTAGAAGTTGATGAAGTTGACACTGACCACTGTTGTAAAAATGCTATTTCTCATTCTCCTCGGTATACAATTGAAGAGAGGCTTGCCATCATAAATGATTTGAAACTCAGTGCTGCCACAGACTCCAGTCATGAACAATCTGATTTAT GTTCGAAAGAAGCCAACGTTCAAGCCAAAGAAATCAGTAGCATACCTTGTGTAGGTGTTGATGAAGTTGACACTGACCACTGTTGTAAAAATGCTATTTCTCATTCTCCTCTGTATACAATTGAAGAGAGGCGTGCTATCATAAACGATTTGAAATTGAGTGCTGCCACAGACTCTAGTCATGAACAACAATCTGATTTAT GTTCGAAAGAAGGCAACGTTCAAGCCAAAGAAATCAGTAGCATACCTTGTGTAGATGTTGATGAAGTTGACACTGACCACTGTTGTAAAAATGCTATTTCTCATTCTCCTCTGTATACAATTGAAGAGAGGCTTGCTATCATAAATGATTTGAAATTGAGTGCTGCCACAGACTCCAGTCATGAACaacaatctgatttggacaAAGTCAGTAGCATACCTCATGCAGGGGTTGATGCAATGGACCATGATCATTGCAGTGATAGTGCTGGGTTAGATTCCCGCCTGGGCACAATGGAAGAGGATCCGGCTACGAAAAAGGATTATGTGGAATTGGATGCTGCTACACAATCCAAATTTTTGAGTCATGAACAACAGTCTGAATTAGATGACAATGGATGCAGAAAGTTTCTTTCTGAAACAGAGACTAGCGGTTCAGATGCTCCCTCACCTTCTTCCCAGAGAAGCCAGTTAGACTGTGGCCTTACAGTGTCCCCTTCCAGT AACGACCCAGTTGATGTTATTTCAGATGCTGATGAAAGCACAAGTGAGTCTCCATCAAGTCCCCTATCCCCAATTGAAGAGGATGACG GTTCTTTGGGTACTTATGAATTGGGTCATTGCTCGGGCAATTTTGAAATG GATAACGTAAATATGACGGTTGTTCTTTATCCGGATTATGTTGTATATGGGGATAGTTATTGTACAGGAGCCCAGCAGTTAACCTTCTCTCACAGTTGCATCAAAATCAGTGGTTTAGCACCATCTGAAAACGACAAAACTTTGAATTTTGAATGGGGAGTTGATGATCTTGTCAATGTTGAGTGTCAGTGGGTTCAAAAT GCTGAGTTTGTCATGATAAAACTCCGTGTACTATCAAAGGATGCAGATGGAGATGATGATGCACTTGGTATTTCAG GCATTGAGGAGTTGaagattggagttgttgaacccAACTGGTCACAGCAACAAGAAAGAATAGCATGTTTGAATGATAAATATTTGGATATATTGGAACCGGTGCAAAT AAGCATGGAAGCGGACGATTCACTTGGCCAGAGGCATCATTTTCCAAA TTTCGACGAGGATTTTGAAACTGTTGTATATCCGGAGGGGGATCCTGATGCCGTTTCCATCAGTAAGAGAGATGTTGATCTCTTACAGCCAGAGATATTTATTAACGATACATTGATCGACTTCTATATCAA GTATTTGGAAAATCGGATTCAACCCGAGGAAAAGCACAGGTTCTACTTTTTCAATAGTTTTTTCTTTCGAAAGCTGGCTGACCTGGACAAGGATCCATCCAGTGTTCCTGGTGGCAGGGCTGCTTTCCAACGTGTTCGGAAATGGACAAGGAAAGTGGATTTGTTTGAAAAGGATTACATCTTCATCCCTGTAAACTTCAA TCTACACTGGACTCTAATTGTTATATGTCATCCTGGTGAAGTGCCTAGATATAAGG TTGGAGACTCAGGCAAGTCAGTTAAGGTACCTTGTATATTGCACTTGGATTCTCTCAAAGGAAGTCATACAGGTCTCAAAAATCATGTTCAAAG TTATTTGTGGGAAGagtggaaagaaaagaaaaaggagacaTCGGAAGAAATCTCATCAAACTTTCACAACCTGCGGTTTCTCTCACTGGAG CTACCACAACAGGAAAATACATATGATTGTGGCCTGTTTTTGCTTCACTATCTAGAGCTGTTTTTGGAAGAAGCTCCTGCTATCTTCAATCCATTCGATATAAACAAGTTCTCCACCTTT CTTAATGCAAATTGGTTTCTTCCTTCCGAGGCTTCTCTCAAGCGCACTCTTATCCAGAGATTAATTTTTGATCTCATTGAAAATCGTTATCGGGAAGTCTGTTTGCCAGCTTGCAGTGATGGAGATCAGGCTAAATATCAGGGATGTAATCAGCTTGAAATAGGTGCAAAGTTTCTTTCTGGAAGATCCAGTCCTGCTATAGCTTGCCAAGAAAATATATCAACTTCTCAAGCAGACCACGGAATCGAAATGACTCTGTTACCCACATCTTCTCTTAGGAGTTCTGAGTGTGTTAGTGATGCAGGCCTGGTTCTCAGGGAATTTTTTCAGTCAGGAGAAACTGCAGGTTCACTATTTGGACAATATCAATCCTTTGAACAGAAATCGCCTTTTTACCATCCTAATGGAGCTACACCACCAGTAGAG GAAGAAACCCAAACTGGAGAGCAGTTTACCTATCTGGCTACGGGAGACACTGGCTTTCAAGAGATGTCTGCAATCACATCTCAAACTTGTGGTATTCAATGCTCTTCGAAATCTTATGGAGTTGAGACTTCGTATAACTTGGGGATGTCTGAACAGGCACCAAATGGAAACATTGATGCATCCCCTGACCGATCAGTTTGTGCCTCTGATCTTTCTGAAGGCATAGAGATCATTGAAAATGGTGCAGTTAGAGAAGATTTAGGTCCAGGCCAGAAAGAAGAAATGGATGTACAAAATTATCCATCATTGGACAGTGTCACGTGTGTGGTAGATGGCCTTGTTTCTGGTTTGGGTGAGGTGCAGAGCGGATCCTTGATTGAAGAAGGTTCTCAGGATCATGAAGGGGTGCATGACGGACTTGAAAATGGAGGTCCAAGTCGGAAAGAAGAAAGGGGTGTACAGACCCATCCATCAACAGAAGATGGCTTGTGTCTAGCAGATGGCCTTGTATCTGGTTCAGGCAATATGCAGAGCACTTCTGTTGCTGAAGAAAGTTCTCTGGACCAAAAAAAGGTCCATGTTGGAAATGAAAATAGAGGTTCACTTCCCTCATCCCAAGAAATTTCTGATATACCTGTTCTTGAAGATGTTGACATGGTAGGCAATGGTACAATCTCATGTGATAATGGTTTGGTGGACGAGTCACAGGAGCCAGAGTCTGAAGAGCAACGAGCTGCAAAAAGAATGAGGCTTACACCTCCAGTTGAAGGGGAAAAATGTCTCACATGA
- the LOC133746395 gene encoding probable ubiquitin-like-specific protease 2B isoform X5, producing MKSAPPRRGLEVYDFVEEDEFPDSVVKFSGKLKNPSREDHRNSKDEFLQPGSKEANVQAKEISSMPCVEVDEVDTDHCCKNAISHSPRYTIEERLAIINDLKLSAATDSSHEQSDLCSKEANVQAKEISSIPCVGVDEVDTDHCCKNAISHSPLYTIEERRAIINDLKLSAATDSSHEQQSDLCSKEGNVQAKEISSIPCVDVDEVDTDHCCKNAISHSPLYTIEERLAIINDLKLSAATDSSHEQQSDLDKVSSIPHAGVDAMDHDHCSDSAGLDSRLGTMEEDPATKKDYVELDAATQSKFLSHEQQSELDDNGCRKFLSETETSGSDAPSPSSQRSQLDCGLTVSPSSNDPVDVISDADESTSESPSSPLSPIEEDDGSLGTYELGHCSGNFEMDNVNMTVVLYPDYVVYGDSYCTGAQQLTFSHSCIKISGLAPSENDKTLNFEWGVDDLVNVECQWVQNAEFVMIKLRVLSKDADGDDDALGISGIEELKIGVVEPNWSQQQERIACLNDKYLDILEPVQISMEADDSLGQRHHFPNFDEDFETVVYPEGDPDAVSISKRDVDLLQPEIFINDTLIDFYIKYLENRIQPEEKHRFYFFNSFFFRKLADLDKDPSSVPGGRAAFQRVRKWTRKVDLFEKDYIFIPVNFNLHWTLIVICHPGEVPRYKVGDSGKSVKVPCILHLDSLKGSHTGLKNHVQSYLWEEWKEKKKETSEEISSNFHNLRFLSLELPQQENTYDCGLFLLHYLELFLEEAPAIFNPFDINKFSTFLNANWFLPSEASLKRTLIQRLIFDLIENRYREVCLPACSDGDQAKYQGCNQLEIGAKFLSGRSSPAIACQENISTSQADHGIEMTLLPTSSLRSSECVSDAGLVLREFFQSGETAGSLFGQYQSFEQKSPFYHPNGATPPVEEETQTGEQFTYLATGDTGFQEMSAITSQTCGIQCSSKSYGVETSYNLGMSEQAPNGNIDASPDRSVCASDLSEGIEIIENGAVREDLGPGQKEEMDVQNYPSLDSVTCVVDGLVSGLGEVQSGSLIEEGSQDHEGVHDGLENGGPSRKEERGVQTHPSTEDGLCLADGLVSGSGNMQSTSVAEESSLDQKKVHVGNENRGSLPSSQEISDIPVLEDVDMVGNGTISCDNGLVDESQEPESEEQRAAKRMRLTPPVEGEKCLT from the exons ATGAAGAGCGCACCGCCGCGGAGAGGCCTCGAAGTCTACGATTTCGTCGAAGAGGACGAGTTTCCGGACTCGGTCGTCAAATTTTCCGGCAAACTCAAAAACCCTAGCCGCGAGGACCATCGGAATTCGAAGGACGAGTTTCTCCAACCTG GTTCGAAAGAAGCCAACGTTCAAGCCAAAGAAATCAGTAGCATGCCTTGTGTAGAAGTTGATGAAGTTGACACTGACCACTGTTGTAAAAATGCTATTTCTCATTCTCCTCGGTATACAATTGAAGAGAGGCTTGCCATCATAAATGATTTGAAACTCAGTGCTGCCACAGACTCCAGTCATGAACAATCTGATTTAT GTTCGAAAGAAGCCAACGTTCAAGCCAAAGAAATCAGTAGCATACCTTGTGTAGGTGTTGATGAAGTTGACACTGACCACTGTTGTAAAAATGCTATTTCTCATTCTCCTCTGTATACAATTGAAGAGAGGCGTGCTATCATAAACGATTTGAAATTGAGTGCTGCCACAGACTCTAGTCATGAACAACAATCTGATTTAT GTTCGAAAGAAGGCAACGTTCAAGCCAAAGAAATCAGTAGCATACCTTGTGTAGATGTTGATGAAGTTGACACTGACCACTGTTGTAAAAATGCTATTTCTCATTCTCCTCTGTATACAATTGAAGAGAGGCTTGCTATCATAAATGATTTGAAATTGAGTGCTGCCACAGACTCCAGTCATGAACaacaatctgatttggacaAAGTCAGTAGCATACCTCATGCAGGGGTTGATGCAATGGACCATGATCATTGCAGTGATAGTGCTGGGTTAGATTCCCGCCTGGGCACAATGGAAGAGGATCCGGCTACGAAAAAGGATTATGTGGAATTGGATGCTGCTACACAATCCAAATTTTTGAGTCATGAACAACAGTCTGAATTAGATGACAATGGATGCAGAAAGTTTCTTTCTGAAACAGAGACTAGCGGTTCAGATGCTCCCTCACCTTCTTCCCAGAGAAGCCAGTTAGACTGTGGCCTTACAGTGTCCCCTTCCAGT AACGACCCAGTTGATGTTATTTCAGATGCTGATGAAAGCACAAGTGAGTCTCCATCAAGTCCCCTATCCCCAATTGAAGAGGATGACG GTTCTTTGGGTACTTATGAATTGGGTCATTGCTCGGGCAATTTTGAAATG GATAACGTAAATATGACGGTTGTTCTTTATCCGGATTATGTTGTATATGGGGATAGTTATTGTACAGGAGCCCAGCAGTTAACCTTCTCTCACAGTTGCATCAAAATCAGTGGTTTAGCACCATCTGAAAACGACAAAACTTTGAATTTTGAATGGGGAGTTGATGATCTTGTCAATGTTGAGTGTCAGTGGGTTCAAAAT GCTGAGTTTGTCATGATAAAACTCCGTGTACTATCAAAGGATGCAGATGGAGATGATGATGCACTTGGTATTTCAG GCATTGAGGAGTTGaagattggagttgttgaacccAACTGGTCACAGCAACAAGAAAGAATAGCATGTTTGAATGATAAATATTTGGATATATTGGAACCGGTGCAAAT AAGCATGGAAGCGGACGATTCACTTGGCCAGAGGCATCATTTTCCAAA TTTCGACGAGGATTTTGAAACTGTTGTATATCCGGAGGGGGATCCTGATGCCGTTTCCATCAGTAAGAGAGATGTTGATCTCTTACAGCCAGAGATATTTATTAACGATACATTGATCGACTTCTATATCAA GTATTTGGAAAATCGGATTCAACCCGAGGAAAAGCACAGGTTCTACTTTTTCAATAGTTTTTTCTTTCGAAAGCTGGCTGACCTGGACAAGGATCCATCCAGTGTTCCTGGTGGCAGGGCTGCTTTCCAACGTGTTCGGAAATGGACAAGGAAAGTGGATTTGTTTGAAAAGGATTACATCTTCATCCCTGTAAACTTCAA TCTACACTGGACTCTAATTGTTATATGTCATCCTGGTGAAGTGCCTAGATATAAGG TTGGAGACTCAGGCAAGTCAGTTAAGGTACCTTGTATATTGCACTTGGATTCTCTCAAAGGAAGTCATACAGGTCTCAAAAATCATGTTCAAAG TTATTTGTGGGAAGagtggaaagaaaagaaaaaggagacaTCGGAAGAAATCTCATCAAACTTTCACAACCTGCGGTTTCTCTCACTGGAG CTACCACAACAGGAAAATACATATGATTGTGGCCTGTTTTTGCTTCACTATCTAGAGCTGTTTTTGGAAGAAGCTCCTGCTATCTTCAATCCATTCGATATAAACAAGTTCTCCACCTTT CTTAATGCAAATTGGTTTCTTCCTTCCGAGGCTTCTCTCAAGCGCACTCTTATCCAGAGATTAATTTTTGATCTCATTGAAAATCGTTATCGGGAAGTCTGTTTGCCAGCTTGCAGTGATGGAGATCAGGCTAAATATCAGGGATGTAATCAGCTTGAAATAGGTGCAAAGTTTCTTTCTGGAAGATCCAGTCCTGCTATAGCTTGCCAAGAAAATATATCAACTTCTCAAGCAGACCACGGAATCGAAATGACTCTGTTACCCACATCTTCTCTTAGGAGTTCTGAGTGTGTTAGTGATGCAGGCCTGGTTCTCAGGGAATTTTTTCAGTCAGGAGAAACTGCAGGTTCACTATTTGGACAATATCAATCCTTTGAACAGAAATCGCCTTTTTACCATCCTAATGGAGCTACACCACCAGTAGAG GAAGAAACCCAAACTGGAGAGCAGTTTACCTATCTGGCTACGGGAGACACTGGCTTTCAAGAGATGTCTGCAATCACATCTCAAACTTGTGGTATTCAATGCTCTTCGAAATCTTATGGAGTTGAGACTTCGTATAACTTGGGGATGTCTGAACAGGCACCAAATGGAAACATTGATGCATCCCCTGACCGATCAGTTTGTGCCTCTGATCTTTCTGAAGGCATAGAGATCATTGAAAATGGTGCAGTTAGAGAAGATTTAGGTCCAGGCCAGAAAGAAGAAATGGATGTACAAAATTATCCATCATTGGACAGTGTCACGTGTGTGGTAGATGGCCTTGTTTCTGGTTTGGGTGAGGTGCAGAGCGGATCCTTGATTGAAGAAGGTTCTCAGGATCATGAAGGGGTGCATGACGGACTTGAAAATGGAGGTCCAAGTCGGAAAGAAGAAAGGGGTGTACAGACCCATCCATCAACAGAAGATGGCTTGTGTCTAGCAGATGGCCTTGTATCTGGTTCAGGCAATATGCAGAGCACTTCTGTTGCTGAAGAAAGTTCTCTGGACCAAAAAAAGGTCCATGTTGGAAATGAAAATAGAGGTTCACTTCCCTCATCCCAAGAAATTTCTGATATACCTGTTCTTGAAGATGTTGACATGGTAGGCAATGGTACAATCTCATGTGATAATGGTTTGGTGGACGAGTCACAGGAGCCAGAGTCTGAAGAGCAACGAGCTGCAAAAAGAATGAGGCTTACACCTCCAGTTGAAGGGGAAAAATGTCTCACATGA